The genomic DNA GTTTATTAATAACTATTATATCACTATCTTCATAAATAATTTCCAATGGAATCTCTTCAGGTTTTAAATCAATTTGTTCGGGTTCAGGAACCATTAACTTAACTTTATCATTTAACTGTAAGCTATAACTACTCTTTTCTTCCCTACCATTAACGGTTACATTTTTTTTACCTATTAATTTTTGAATATACGTTCTCGATAATTCTTCATTCTGCTCAGCTAAAAATTTGTCTACTCGCTTGTCAACTTGTGCTTGATCAATTATAAATTCTATTTCTTCTGCCATTAACTATCACTCCATTCCATCCAAAATAATTGCCCAATAAAAAAAGATTCCAACTCCAATTACTATAGCTGAATCAGCAATATTAAATACAGGCCAAACTCTAAAATCTAAGAAATCGATTACATATCCTACTCTAATTCGATCTATTAAATTACCAATGGCGCCACCAATTCCTAAACCTGTGGCAATCTTAATTAATACTCCCTGTTTACTAATCTGCTTATATAAAGCTAATAAAATTATAATTACAAGTAAAGTAACAATAATAAAAAACAACCTCTGATTAGTTAAAATCCCAAAAGCTGCTCCAAAATTTTTAACATAGGTTAAATGAAATATATCTTCAATAAATGGAAGCGACTCACTCACATGAAAATTCTGGACTATAATTAATTTAGTAACTTGGTCTAAGATTAAAATTATTAATGCTACAATGAAAACTAACATCTATTCTGCCTCCATCTCTCATTAAACTCTATTTACATTTTAGTATAGTACTTATTTTAGCATAATTGAATAAAAAAAACAAGAGAGTTAGACTCTCTTGGTGTTAAAATTAGTTAATCTTCTTTCCATTCAAATTTTTCTTCAAAATCTGCACCTTGACTCATTTCTTCTTTAAATTCATCTTCTGTTGCTTCAGCTAATTCTTCTTCTAATTTTTCAACCTCTTCCATTTCACCTAAATCCTCTAGCTCATCTAATGCTTGAATATCTTCTAATTCTTCTGCTCCAGTAGTAGGCTGCCAGCTTACTATATTTTCATCATCGAATTCTTCATCTCCTGTTGTAAATCCTTGATCACTAACTCTATCTGTCCAATCTACGCTACCATGTGCTTCATTAGAATCTATATAAACATCAGCTTGTTCCACTGCGTCAGCAACATCTGAAGGAGTATTAGAAGTTCCATATTGTGCTACTGCTTGCCAACTATCTTCACCATCAAAACCAACATCTCCTGTATTATCATTAAAGGCTCGTCCATATGGCTCCAAAACATCTTCTTCAACTGGACGGTCAGTAGTTTCAAAAGCCATATCATACTTTTCTCTACATTCAGCACAGTAAGTAGTATAAGGCATTATATCCAGTCTTTCCTCATTAATTGACTGACCACATGATTCACAAACACCATAATTACCAGACTCTATTTGCTCTAAAGCATCTTCTACTTGCTTCAAAAGTTGATAAGCGTTATCTCTTAATCCTAAGTCTTTCTCCCGTTCATAAGTATTAAGCGCCTGGTCTGCAGGGTGATTATCATAATTAGAAAGTTCACTAGTCGATTCTCTAACACTATGACCTAAGCCGGTATAATTCGTATCATCTATATTTTCAATCTGCTCTAGTAATCGTTGTTTTTCCCTCAATAACTGTCTCTTATAATGCTCATTATCCTGATACATCTTTTTAATCTCCTCCTATTATGATTAAAATTATAATTAAAGACTACATTAATAACTTTGTACTTATTTAATAGTTTCTGTAGCTTATCATCATTTATTCATTACAAATTTTGTTTTACTATTCGAACCAACCTAGCAATATACTCTCCGATTACCGGCAGATTAAGATCGGCCATTCTAAATAAAATTGATAGAAAGATAGCGCCTAATAAAGTTGCTCCAACAACCACACCTAAACCTCTAGCTAAACCTGCTAAAAAATTAATATAAATCATTCTCTTAGGTGAGCGAATAATTTCAATATATTCTGCTACACCAAATTTATGAAAATCTTCTACCAATTTAATTAAAGTTCTTTTAATAATTGTTATATCTTCTTTATCAAAATCTTTTTCATCGAGATCAGTTAAATCATTTATATCTCTTTTTTCATCTCTATTAATATTTTCTTCATCATCTTTATCCACTATCTTTTGCCTCCTTTCGGCTCTCGAAGATATTATTAAACCACTTTATAAGTATATTATATTGATTAAAATATAACTTATTCTAAAATATATTTAATCATTCCATATAAAAAAGTGAGGGATTATTTATAACCCCTCACTTAAACTATAAATTATATTTAATCAGTTCCTTAAACTCTATCAACCACTATCTCATCTAATGATAATCTCGGTCTTGGGGCTGGATTTTCATCATAGTAACCGATTGGTATTAATGAAACCAACTCTAAATTATTATCTAATTCTAATAACTCTCTCGTTTTTGTTTTATTAAACATCATTATCCAACAACTACCTAAACCTAATTCTGTTGCCTGCAAAATCATATGTTCAATAGCAATAGTACAATTTAAATATAAATAATTCTTAATCTCTACCTCATCCATCTTTTTACCTTTATACTTAGATGTATCAATCTTCTCAAGTTCAGTTCCTTTAAATGCTCCAGCTTTATGTAATTCAACAATTCTTCTCTTTCTATTTTTTATAGAATTTTTATCAACACAACAGGCTATAACTACTGGAGCTTCTGCTACAAAATCTAAAGTACAATCTTTTAATCTATCTCTCATCTCTTCTGATTCTACCACAACAAATCGCCAAGGTTGA from Selenihalanaerobacter shriftii includes the following:
- the lspA gene encoding signal peptidase II, translating into MLVFIVALIILILDQVTKLIIVQNFHVSESLPFIEDIFHLTYVKNFGAAFGILTNQRLFFIIVTLLVIIILLALYKQISKQGVLIKIATGLGIGGAIGNLIDRIRVGYVIDFLDFRVWPVFNIADSAIVIGVGIFFYWAIILDGME
- a CDS encoding TraR/DksA C4-type zinc finger protein; the protein is MYQDNEHYKRQLLREKQRLLEQIENIDDTNYTGLGHSVRESTSELSNYDNHPADQALNTYEREKDLGLRDNAYQLLKQVEDALEQIESGNYGVCESCGQSINEERLDIMPYTTYCAECREKYDMAFETTDRPVEEDVLEPYGRAFNDNTGDVGFDGEDSWQAVAQYGTSNTPSDVADAVEQADVYIDSNEAHGSVDWTDRVSDQGFTTGDEEFDDENIVSWQPTTGAEELEDIQALDELEDLGEMEEVEKLEEELAEATEDEFKEEMSQGADFEEKFEWKED
- a CDS encoding DUF5665 domain-containing protein, with product MDKDDEENINRDEKRDINDLTDLDEKDFDKEDITIIKRTLIKLVEDFHKFGVAEYIEIIRSPKRMIYINFLAGLARGLGVVVGATLLGAIFLSILFRMADLNLPVIGEYIARLVRIVKQNL
- a CDS encoding nitroreductase family protein, with protein sequence MEVKEAIQKRRSIRSFNQDKVSKEDIDQILEAGRLAPSGTNLQPWRFVVVESEEMRDRLKDCTLDFVAEAPVVIACCVDKNSIKNRKRRIVELHKAGAFKGTELEKIDTSKYKGKKMDEVEIKNYLYLNCTIAIEHMILQATELGLGSCWIMMFNKTKTRELLELDNNLELVSLIPIGYYDENPAPRPRLSLDEIVVDRV